DNA from Evansella sp. LMS18:
CTTCAGAAAACCTGAAAAAGAGCAGCTTAAAAAGGAGGGTGAGACTGAATGATATACTGGGAAATCTTCCTTGCCTTTTTTATACCTGGAATACTTGGTTACGGAGGCGGACCAGCAACAATACCGCTTATTGAATACGAGGTAGTTCACAGGTATGGATGGATGAGTGTGGAAGAATTTGCGGAGGTCCTGGCCTTGGGTAATGCTCTTCCAGGACCTATCGCTACGAAGATGGCTGGTTATATAGGTTTTGAACAGGCAGGAATCCTGGGTGCTTCGGTAGGGTTATTTGCCACGATAGCCCCTTCACTTATTTTAATGATTGTCCTGCTTAGTTTATTATACAAGTTTAAGGATTCGCCGAAAGTTAAGCTCCTCTCCAGTATTGTAAGGCCTACGATTGCCGTTCTGCTCGGAGCCATGACATTAAGGTTTGCAGAAACTTCCTATATGGAAAGCGGAGTTCTGCAGACGGGAATTCTTATTGGCGCGAGCTATTATCTTCTGGAGAGGCGAAAAGTCCATCCGGCATTCGTCATATTGGGGGCGCTGATTTACGGAGCAATATTCCTTGCACCGTAGAGAAAATCCTGAATGTGGGAAGCACCAAAAATTAATAGCAAACAAAAACGCCTGGATTTTGATATCCAGGCGTTCTGTTTGTTTATAGCGAAGATAATTATTACGGTTCCTCATTCCCGCTATTACACACATTTTAAATCCGCTTCTTAAAATAGGCATATAGGTATAGGCCGGGCTCCACTTTTCACGAAACTAACTTATGTTTGTCCCATCTCTTCTCTTTGCAATGGTAATATTACGGTGTAAGAACGATACTGCCATTGTATTCGTGGTTTTCGAGGGCACGGTGTGCTTTAGCTGCTTCCTCAAAAGTGAACACCTTGCCAATATGGGAATGTATTTTTTTCTTCTCGAGCAATGTTGTAATTTCTTCACCTGCGCG
Protein-coding regions in this window:
- a CDS encoding chromate transporter; translated protein: MIYWEIFLAFFIPGILGYGGGPATIPLIEYEVVHRYGWMSVEEFAEVLALGNALPGPIATKMAGYIGFEQAGILGASVGLFATIAPSLILMIVLLSLLYKFKDSPKVKLLSSIVRPTIAVLLGAMTLRFAETSYMESGVLQTGILIGASYYLLERRKVHPAFVILGALIYGAIFLAP